The Candidatus Neomarinimicrobiota bacterium genome segment TCCTACACAGATATATTCCGAAGCAGAAAAAAATAATCCAAAGGCATTAAAAGCATGGGAAGAGTTTGGCAAACATTTGGGGTTTTCGCTTATCTATCTTGTAAATGTCCTTGATCCGCAAATTATAGTCATTGGTGGTTCTGTATCAAGAGGATATAGATTTTTTTATGAGTCTATGCAAAGTGAATTATATAATAGAATTCACGACAAACCACGTGAGACGCTTAAAGTAGAGTTAAGTACACTCGGTGAGGCAGCCGGCATTATAGGATCATCGGCATTGAATCCACTTTAGATGTTTAGTTCTATAATAAAAGGTCTTATTGGCTTTTTATATCCTCCATTTTGTATTTGTTGTGGAAAAAGTATAAATACATCTTTTGAGAAAGTTTGTAATAATTGTTGGGAAGGCTTGCAAAAAATCGATGGCTATAGACCGCCAAAAAAAGTCTATGTGAATTATCTTGAAGATGCTATTTCCTGTTTTGTTTTTGATACGACTCTCAAGAAATTAATTCATTTTATGAAGTATAATAAGTTTAAATCTATTGGATTCAGACTGGGATTCTTAGCAGGTGAAGAGATAAGAAGTAATTTATCATGGTTAATGAGCTACGATCTTCTAATCCCGATCCCCCTAAATTCGGTTAAAAAGAGAGAGAGAAGTTATAATCAGTCAGAGCTCATCGCTAATGGTATCTCTGCTGTAACAGGTCTTCCAGTGAATAATAAATTATTAGTAAGAAAGAAATATACAATGTCTCAGACTAATCTTGATTTACATGAAAGGAAAATCAATGTGGAGGATGCTTTTAAGGTAGAAAAGGAGAAACATTCAATAGAAAATAAGAATATAATACTTGTTGATGACGTAATTACCACCGGTGCTACTTTGAATTTTGCTGCCAAAGAACTTGTGGAATCAGGGGCAGAAAAAGTGATAGGGTTTGCTGTAGCTTCTCCGCTAATGCTATAAATAACTTATATCTTTCTTAAAATTGGAAAAGAAGAATTAAAAGAATAAATTTTATATGTTGAAAGGGGGTGAAATAATGCTTAGAGTTGCAACCATTGAAGATATAAAAGAAGGAAAGGTAACAGATATATATTTTAAAAGGACCGAAAGAATTTTAAGAGAAAAGGGTATAGATAAAGAGGTTGTCGTAGAATTTACTGCGAAGTCACTGCCAAACGATTACAGCTGGGCGATTTTTTCGGGTTTATCAGATGTATTGAGCTTAATGGAAGGGAAATCGTTAACAATAGAAGCAATTCCTGAGGGAAGTATTTTCATTCCTGATACTCCTGTAATGAAAATAAAAGGTAGATATCTGGATTTTGGAAAATATGAAACAACAATTCTTGGGTTAATCTGTCAGGCTTCTGGTATTGCAACTCAGTCAGCCAGGTTTTATAAAGCAGCTAAAGGTAAGCCGATACTTTCTTTTGGTACAAGAAGAATGCATCCAAGTATTTGTACAATAATAGACAGAAACGCATATATAGGAGGTTGCTCAGGAATTTCTACGAGTTTTTCTGCCGAAGTGTTAGGTATTGAGGCAACGGGGACAATACCTCATGCTTTGGTATTACTTGTAGGAGATACTGTTGAAGCAATAAAATGTTTTGATGATGTAATACCAGTAAATGTGCCTCGAGTTGCTTTGATTGACACCTTTAACGATGAAAAATTTGAAGCTATAAGAGTAGCTGAAGCATTGGGTGACAAGCTCTACGCTATAAGACTTGATACGCCTTCATCAAGACGTGGAAATTTTAAAAAAATATTGGAAGAGATAAGGTGGGAACTCGATATCAGAGGATATAAAGATGTTAAAATTGTAGTTTCAGGAGGTTTAAGTATAGATGATGTATCTGAATTGAGTGGTATTGCTGATATGTTCGGTGTCGGAACCAGTATCAGCAATGCACCGGTAATTGACTTTGCTATGGATATTGTTGAAATAGGAGGTGAAAAGATTTCGAAAAAAGGGAAAAAGTCTGGTAGTAAGGATGTCTATATAGGTAATAATCCATTAGATTTGAGTGTTTATCCCTCAGATTCCGATAATATTGAAAAAAATCTTACTAAACTAAACATCGAATATATAAGAGATGGCCGGATAGTGCATTCTGTCCCCGATGATTTTGAAATAAGAAAGTATGTTTTAAAACAGATTTCTGAATTAGAACTGTAGAAACATGGAACATTTAAAATATAAATTAATTAATCATTCGTCGGATATTGGAATTAATGTATTTGGTAAAAGTTTGGCAGAACTATTTGAAAACGGAGGTTATGCTCTTTTTGATTTGATAACAGATATAACGGATGTGGACCCAAAAATAGATCGTGAGATGAGAATTAAAGCAGAACAGATAGATCTATTGTTTCACGATTGGCTTAGTGAATTATTATTTTTATTTTATGCAGAAAATATGCTCTTTAAGCAATTTAAATTTAAGAAGCTTGATTACCATAGCCTCGAAAGTGTGATAAGTGGAGAGGTCTTTGACCCAATGAGGCATATTGTTAAGAGAGAGATAAAAAGCGTTACTTATCATAAACTTGAGGTTAAAAGGGTAGGTGGATTGTGGAGGTCCACTGTAATATTTGACGTATAATTTTAGGGGACTAATAATGGAAAACAGAGATTTAAAAAAGATAAATGAATTTACATGGGAAATCCCAAAAGAAGCTGGTATGCATGTGCCGGGCAGGATTTATGCCAGCGAGAAGCTATTGAAGCAAATTTTGAAGGATGAAAGCATAAAACAAGTAAAAAATGTTGCCTATTTACCAGGGATAGTTGGATATTCAATGGCAATGCCAGATATTCATTGGGGATATGGGTTCCCTATTGGAGGTGTCGCAGCTACGGATGTAAACAATGGGGTAATTTCACCGGGAGGTGTAGGATATGATATTAATTGTGGTGTTCGTCTAATAAGGACTAATCTGGAATATAGTGATATTCAGGATAAAATTGAACATATTATAAGTGATTTATTTAGCGCTATACCAACTGGAGTAGGTTCACATGGAGCCATAAAAAAACTGTCGAAGCAGGAGGTGAGGAAAGTACTTTTGGAAGGGGCTGAATGGGCGGTTAAAAATGGCTATGGTAAATCTGAGGATTTAAAATTTATAGAGGAAAAGGGTAAGATCCATGATGCCGATCCAGATGTTGTTTCCAATAAAGCATATGAAAGAGGAGCTCCTCAGCTCGGGACACTTGGTTCAGGTAATCATTTCGTAGAGCTATCTGTAGTGGCTGATATTTATGACAGTAAATCCGCAAATATTTTGGGTTTGTGGAAAGATCAGGTAGTGTTTTTAATCCATACTGGTTCGAGAGGCTTAGGATACCAAATTTGTGATGATTATTTAAGAGTTACAATTAATGCAGTAAGAAAATATGGAATAAATATCCCAGATCGTCAGCTTGCTTGTGCTCCTATCCAATCAAAAGAAGGACAGGATTATCTCTCAGCAATGAGGGCAGCTGCCAATTTTGCTTTTTCCAACAGGCAGGTTATATCATCACTTATAGAAAACCAATTATTAAAAAGTCTAAATATATCTCCTGTTGATCTAGGGTTTCAATTAATATGGGATATTGCGCATAATATAGCAAAAATAGAAGAACATGAATGGAAGGGAAAGAATGTAAAAGTTTGTGTGCATCGGAAAGGAGCAACTCGTGCATTTGGTCCTAATTCACCTGATTTGCCTGATATTTATAAGTCTATAGGTCAGCCTGTTTTGGTTCCCGGAGATATGGGTACTGAGTCCTATATCTGTGTCGGAACACAACGAGCAATGGAGGAAACATTTGGTAGCTCATGTCACGGTGCTGGTCGAGTGCTATCACGAAGGCAGGCAAAGATTGAAAGCGGTAAAGTTGATTTGAATAATGAATTGAAAAAATATGGAATTTACGTTCTGGCAGATTCTCGTGGTACTATAGCGGAAGAAATGCCACATGCCTATAAGGATGTAGGTGAAGTAGTTGACACGATGCATAAGACCGGGATTATTAAGAAGGTAGCACGCTTGAGACCATTAGGTGTAATAAAAGGATAGGGGGAAATTTTATGAGAACAAAGACAATTGGATTGGTTGCTCATGATAACAGAAAAAAAGATCTAGTAGAATGGTTCAACTTTAATATTGAAACTCTTATTAGGCATAAATTTGTGTGTACTGGCACTACAGGAACTCTTTTAAAAAAAGAGGTGGAAAAAAGGTTTGGCAGTAATTTCAATTTTGAAGATAAATTTACAATTCTAAAATCAGGTCCTTTAGGAGGCGATCAGCAGCTAGGTTCGATGATTGCTGAAGGTAAAATAAATATATTGATCTTCTTGTGGGACCCAATGGAGCCAATGCCTCACGATGTGGATGTAAAAGCGCTTTTAAGACTGGCGACGTTATATAATATACCTATTGCATGTAATAGATCAACAGCAGACTTCATCATATCATCTCCTCTTTTTGAAAGTGATTATAAGCCAATTATAAAAGATTACACAAGTTATTTAAAAAGGAGAGTTGATTTAAACTAAAATGATTTGTGAAAAAGTCGACAGTGTTAATGGATTAATTATATAAATACATTGAATACAATTTAAAAACAAATTTACTTATACGTATTTTTTTTATAATATTTGGTCGATTTTATTCAGTGAAGAAGGATTCTCGAATTTTGGTTTGAAAGGAGTAGTAGTATGAGGGAAATTAATGTTGGGATACTTGGAGCAACTGGTATAGTAGGTCAGTCTTTCGTTTTTCTTCTAAGCAGGCACCCATATTTTAGGATAAAAAAACTTATAGCATCGGGAAAAAGAGATGGTATGCTGTATGGTGATACGGTTAAATGGATGTTACCTGTAAACTATACAGAAGAAGTCAATAAAATTAGGCTTTATTCAATTGATAGGTTTATGAAGGAGAATGATAGGCCAGAAGACGTTAGAATCTTATTTAGTGCATTGCCGGCAGAAGTTGCAAGAGAAGTTGAACCAATATTACGAGAAAGGGGGTTTTATATATTTTCCAATGCAAGTGCTATGAGATATGAAGAAGATGTTCCAATTCTGATACCTGAGGCAAATGCTGATGATATTAAAATGATAGAAAGACAGGGATATCCTGATAAGGGATTTGTGGTTACGAATGCTAATTGTTCTACAACAGGACTTGCTGTAGCTTTGGCTCCTTTAAGGAAGTTTGGAATTAGAGAGGTTTTTATTTCCACCTACCAATCAATTTCTGGAGCAGGATACCCCGGATTATCAGCTCTTGATATTATGAATAATGTTCTTCCTTTTATAAATGGTGAAGAGGAGAAAATTATTAAAGAAACAAAGAAAATATTATCTATTGATCCTGAAATATTCCCTTATTGTATTAGGGTACCGGTTGATTTTGGTCATTTGGAAGTAGTATGGGTAAAATTTGATAATGATGTGGATGTTAAGGATGTTATCCATCAGTGGGATGAGCTGAAAGGCGAGAAGTTTGATATACCTACAATGCCCAGGAATCCGGTACAATACCTTAATGATGAGATGATGCCGCAACCTATGCTTGCATTCAAAGGAGAAATTCCAGGAATGGTAGTATTTACTGGCAGGGTCAAGAAGGAAAATGATAGGGTTGGTTTTGTTTTGCTCGTAAATAATATCGTAAAGGGAGCTGCCGGCGGATCAATACAAAATGCTGAAATATTCGTAAAAAATTTTTGGGGGTAAGGCAATTGGACAAAATAGTGGTAAAATTTGGTGGCTCGAATTTTAAGAATAAAGATGATATAACCAAGCTGATCAAAATAATAGAAGCTTATAATCAGCCGATCATAATTGTAGTATCTGCTTTCTACGGTATTACGGATTTTTTAATTTCTGCAATTGATCAGGTATCTAAGCGCGTACTTGATGCTGATGCCGTTTTAGAAAGGTTAAATAAAACATCTATAGATGTTATAAATACATTAACAGAAGATAATAATATAAGAGAAGAACTCTATTTAAGAGTTAATGAAAGGATAAAAGAATTAAAAAAGTATTTACTTGGTATACACTACCTTGAGGAGATACCAGATTTTGTATATGATTCAATATTGAGCTATGGAGAAAGAATCTCTTCCATGGTTTTTTCATTGATACTGAAAAAGAGTGGATTTCCAGCGGAGGAAAAATTACCAGAACAAACTGGTTTATATACCGATGGTGAATTTGGAAACGCGACAGTGAATTTTAAAAAATCAGCACCACTTGTAAAGAAAAATTTGAACTACGAGAAGATATATGTTATCCCTGGATTTTATGGAATTTCAGAAAGCGGGAAGGTGACTCTTCTTGGTAGAGGTGGCTCTGATTATTCAGCATCAGCAATAGCATATTGTATTGATGCTAAATATCTTGATGTATGGAAAGATGTAAAAGGATTTATGAGTGGTGACCCAAAAATTGTAGATAATCCTATCCCAATATCCAGACTGACATATCAGGAGGCAGCGGAGCTTTCTTATTTCGGAGCAAAGATATTACATCAGAGAACCGTTGAACCAGTAATGTTTAAAAAAATTCCCATAAGGGTTATGGATATTACTAATTTTAGAGGTGTAATAGAGCCTGTAACTATTATTGAAGAAAGTCGATTTGTGAAAGAAGAGGTGGTAAAGAGTATAACGTACACAAAAGATATAGGTATTATACAATTGATGGGACCAAGTGTTGGAATAAAGCCCGGAATACTTTCTAAAGTAACCTCTACTCTAAACAAGTCAAAAGTGAATATTAAATCAATAATAACATCACAAACATGTATTAATATTTTATTTTCGAAATCAGATTTATACACTGCATATAAAATACTTAAAGCTCTAGATATACATGCAGTTGATGAAATAATTGTACTGGATGATATATGTCTTATTGCCGCAGTCGGAGAAGGTATGCTCGAGGTACCAGGAGTGGCTTCAAGAATATTCAGTGCTGTGGCAAAGGAAAAAATAAATGTGCTGGTTATTTCAACAGGAGCATCAAGTGTAGCAATATACTTTGTTATTAATGAAAAGGATTGTGAAAGAGCAATTGCTGCTGTGCATAAAGAATTTTTTAACTCTGTTTAAATGTTATTTTTTTAATAATTCGATTTGGTGTATAACTTTAAATTAATTAAATCAATCAAAAATAATTGTGAATAGAAGAAGCATATTAATTCTTGGTAAAAACAGAATGGATTTAAAATTAATCAGGTATCTATTGAAAATTAAGGAAATTTTTACTGTTGAAGAAATTATTTTGAATGTTAACGTACCTCAATCTATATATATTACCCCTGTATATTACTGGAAAAAATCCGGTTTGAAAATTGCTGCTAATGAGGAAATGAACAGCTGGTGGGCAAGTTTTGGAATTGGGGTTGATTATTCACTTGACGAGGCTGTTTGTAAAGCAGATGTTCTGGTAATTTTTGATCCTTCAATATATTTAACACAAAGTTTATCAAGGGGGAAAATGATAATAATTTCCAACGATATAACAGAGAGTGGTGGTATTTACTTTTCCTTTCGTTTAAATGAAGAAATTTTATTAAATAAAAAATTAATTATTCCTGATGGTTTGGATTACGCTATTTCCTATTTTAGTAAAGTGTTGTTAGAAAAATTGGAGGAATTTAAGATAAAAACTTTGAGAATTATAACCAATCTGAGCGCAGCAAAAGATAAGCTTTACAACAGGTTATCTAAGATTTACCCTAATATTGATTTTGATAAGGTCTCCATTGAAACTTCTCATGGTAATTTTAGATCTACAAAGGATAAGAAAGCAGTCCAATTTGAAGTCATCTCAGAGAATAAAATCGAGACGCAGAAATTTATAAATAGTTTGGAGAAATTGGACTTTATAGCTTTTACTGATAGGAGAAATATTAAAGAGGTTGATGAGGTAGAAAAACTTCTTGTATGTGAATATAATATTTTTTATCCATTTATTATCTCAATTCCTTTTCTGGAAGTCATCAACGATAATATGCTACGTGGAACCATTTACGTCAATCCACAACAGAATGAGATCTTTAATGTTATTTTTGCTCTTGTAAAATTCTTTTTTCCTCATTCTGTTAATGATAAAATATCTAAGATTCTAAAAAGCAGTATAAGGCGGATATGAGAATAATAAAGGTTGAAAATGGACCTTTTATGGCGAACGCATACATTATTATTGATGGGATCAAAGCTATTATGATCGATCCTGGACTTGATTATGAATTGTTGAAAAGCTGGATTGATAAATATTCTTTAACACTAACTGGTATAATCGGAACTCATGCACACCCTGATCATATCGGAATTGTCAATGATTTGAAGAAAAAGTATGATATACCTTTTTTTATTCACAAAGATGAACAGGCTATTTTGAACTATTATGATGATATGCTTAATTTTATTGGATTAAGTAAACTTGAAACTCCGATTCCCGATAGCTATATTGAAAATGAAGGAGAATTAAAAATTGGAAATTTTCAGTTTGAAATTTTGCATACACCAGGTCATACTCCCGGTAGTATTTGTATAAAAATCGACAAAATTTTATTCACCGGTGATACATTATTCAAGCAATCAATCGGAAGAGCGGATTTGCCGGGTGGCAATGAAGACCTCTTGATAAATAGTTTGGAAAGATTAAAGAATCTTGATGAGAATATTATAATCTATCCAGGTCATGGACCCGAGAGCAATATTCTAGATGAGAAAAAGAATAATCCTTTTTTAATGTAAGATTATGTTATGAAACTTTGTGATAGAGTAAAAAAGTTTTCCGATGAGAACAGATTATTTGATAGGGTCAAAAATATTATTGTTGGTGTTTCCGGCGGTGTAGATTCAATGTCTCTATTACATATTTTAAAATGTTTATCAACAGTTTATGGTTTTATTCTTCATGTGGCACATTTAAATCACCTTTTACGCGGTGAGTTAGCAAATAGGGATGAAAACCTGGTTGAGCAGTTTTGTAAAGATAATAACATTGATTTTCATGTTAGAAGAATAAATATAAGAGAGTTTGCTGAAAAAGAAGACCTCTCCTTAGAAATGGCGGGAAGGAAAGCTAGGTATAATTTCTTTCATGAGATATCTTTGAAGTTACCTAATTCAGTGATAGCGACAGGACATACCCTTGATGATCATATCGAAACTGTTTTGCTAAGATTTTTCAAAGGTACAGGGATAGAAGGACTGAGAGGTATTCCAATAAAAGAGGGAAATATTATTAGACCGATCCGTTTTGTTAGAAAATATGAATTATATAGATACGCAAGAGAAAACAAAATTCCATTCAACGAAGACCATACGAATTATCTAGAAATATATCAACGAAATATAATAAGGCATGTTATTATTCCTAGAATAATAAAGGATTTAAATCCTAATGTTGTAACAAGTATTAATAATGTTTCTCAAATAGCTGATGAATTTTGTGATTATGTTAACAATACAATAGATGTAAATAGGATTGGCGATCTGATTGCAAGTAGAAAAATGGATTCTGTTGAAGTAAATATAAAAACATTTAAAAACTTACATCCATTTCTGGGAAAGATTGTTTTGAGAAGAATATTATTGGAATTTGGATTAAATGCATCAAAGATTTCCTTTGATAAAATTAACAAAACATATAATTTGATTGTAAATGATAATGTTGGTAAACGTTTAGATATAGGTGAAGGTATAAGAATTTATATTGACAGAGAAAGATTCTGTATTAAAAAGCAGAAGATTGACAGCTGGGAGTGTATAGCTATTTCAGTAAATTCTACAGTAGAAAATGAATATTTTATTTTTAAAAGTGAGCTGATTAATAAAAATAGTATTAAATTTGAAAGAGAAAACCTGAATGTGGAATTTATCGATTATGATAAAGTAATCGGGGATTTGAAATTGAGAAAGTGGAAGCGAGGCGATAAAATAAAACCATTGGGGATGAATGGGCATAAAAAAGTTAGTGATATATATGTTGATAAAAAGGTACCATTTTGGAAAAAGGACATGATCCCTTTGCTTGTGGATAGTAAAAATATAATTTGGGTGTGTGGACTGGTCTTATCAGAAGATTATAAAATAGATGATAAGACAAAAAATGTACTGAAGGTTGAATATTATGAAAAGTGAGAAGAAGGAATTTGTATTAACTTCAGAATATGGAAAGTATGCGGGTATTCATTTAATTGAGCTAATTTCTGAGGAAGAAATTAAAAATAAGGTTGTAGAACTTGCAAAAAGGATATCCAAAGATTATAAAGATAAAAACCCGATTTTTATCGGTGTACTAAATGGAAGCTTTATTTTTATGTCAGATTTAATGAGAGAACTTGATATAGATGCTGAGGTGGATTTCATAAAAATCTCAACTCGCGCTGATAGTACGGAGTCAAGTGGAACAGTCAGATTGATAAAAGATATAAGCTGTGACATAACTAGGAGAGATGTTGTAGTTGTTGAGGACATTGTTGACTCTGGATTATCGATAAGGTTTCTAAAGGCAAGACTTGAGGAAAGTGGTCCAAAGTCCGTCAAATTTGTTACGCTTTTAATTAAAGAAAGTGCAAAACTTGATTTTGATATTGATTACGTTGGCTTTAAAATCCCTGATAAGTATGTTGTTGGCTATGGGTTGGATTTAGCTCAACATTTAAGAAATTTAAAATCAATATTTGCTTTTAAATAGATAAAGAAGGAAAAATAAAATGACGTCAAAGGGAAATAAAAGGAGAAAAAATAATAAAAAGAGGCATCCGGATAATGACTTTAAATGGAAAAAAGCCTCCAAGACATCTCTTATTTGGATAATAATTTTTATCAGTTCTATATTTTTAATACAGATATTGAGCAGTGGTGGTTATGAGGA includes the following:
- a CDS encoding ComF family protein — translated: MQKIDGYRPPKKVYVNYLEDAISCFVFDTTLKKLIHFMKYNKFKSIGFRLGFLAGEEIRSNLSWLMSYDLLIPIPLNSVKKRERSYNQSELIANGISAVTGLPVNNKLLVRKKYTMSQTNLDLHERKINVEDAFKVEKEKHSIENKNIILVDDVITTGATLNFAAKELVESGAEKVIGFAVASPLML
- a CDS encoding nicotinate phosphoribosyltransferase, with protein sequence MLRVATIEDIKEGKVTDIYFKRTERILREKGIDKEVVVEFTAKSLPNDYSWAIFSGLSDVLSLMEGKSLTIEAIPEGSIFIPDTPVMKIKGRYLDFGKYETTILGLICQASGIATQSARFYKAAKGKPILSFGTRRMHPSICTIIDRNAYIGGCSGISTSFSAEVLGIEATGTIPHALVLLVGDTVEAIKCFDDVIPVNVPRVALIDTFNDEKFEAIRVAEALGDKLYAIRLDTPSSRRGNFKKILEEIRWELDIRGYKDVKIVVSGGLSIDDVSELSGIADMFGVGTSISNAPVIDFAMDIVEIGGEKISKKGKKSGSKDVYIGNNPLDLSVYPSDSDNIEKNLTKLNIEYIRDGRIVHSVPDDFEIRKYVLKQISELEL
- a CDS encoding archease; the protein is MEHLKYKLINHSSDIGINVFGKSLAELFENGGYALFDLITDITDVDPKIDREMRIKAEQIDLLFHDWLSELLFLFYAENMLFKQFKFKKLDYHSLESVISGEVFDPMRHIVKREIKSVTYHKLEVKRVGGLWRSTVIFDV
- a CDS encoding RtcB family protein, which encodes MENRDLKKINEFTWEIPKEAGMHVPGRIYASEKLLKQILKDESIKQVKNVAYLPGIVGYSMAMPDIHWGYGFPIGGVAATDVNNGVISPGGVGYDINCGVRLIRTNLEYSDIQDKIEHIISDLFSAIPTGVGSHGAIKKLSKQEVRKVLLEGAEWAVKNGYGKSEDLKFIEEKGKIHDADPDVVSNKAYERGAPQLGTLGSGNHFVELSVVADIYDSKSANILGLWKDQVVFLIHTGSRGLGYQICDDYLRVTINAVRKYGINIPDRQLACAPIQSKEGQDYLSAMRAAANFAFSNRQVISSLIENQLLKSLNISPVDLGFQLIWDIAHNIAKIEEHEWKGKNVKVCVHRKGATRAFGPNSPDLPDIYKSIGQPVLVPGDMGTESYICVGTQRAMEETFGSSCHGAGRVLSRRQAKIESGKVDLNNELKKYGIYVLADSRGTIAEEMPHAYKDVGEVVDTMHKTGIIKKVARLRPLGVIKG
- a CDS encoding methylglyoxal synthase; amino-acid sequence: MRTKTIGLVAHDNRKKDLVEWFNFNIETLIRHKFVCTGTTGTLLKKEVEKRFGSNFNFEDKFTILKSGPLGGDQQLGSMIAEGKINILIFLWDPMEPMPHDVDVKALLRLATLYNIPIACNRSTADFIISSPLFESDYKPIIKDYTSYLKRRVDLN
- the asd gene encoding aspartate-semialdehyde dehydrogenase yields the protein MREINVGILGATGIVGQSFVFLLSRHPYFRIKKLIASGKRDGMLYGDTVKWMLPVNYTEEVNKIRLYSIDRFMKENDRPEDVRILFSALPAEVAREVEPILRERGFYIFSNASAMRYEEDVPILIPEANADDIKMIERQGYPDKGFVVTNANCSTTGLAVALAPLRKFGIREVFISTYQSISGAGYPGLSALDIMNNVLPFINGEEEKIIKETKKILSIDPEIFPYCIRVPVDFGHLEVVWVKFDNDVDVKDVIHQWDELKGEKFDIPTMPRNPVQYLNDEMMPQPMLAFKGEIPGMVVFTGRVKKENDRVGFVLLVNNIVKGAAGGSIQNAEIFVKNFWG
- a CDS encoding aspartate kinase, producing the protein MDKIVVKFGGSNFKNKDDITKLIKIIEAYNQPIIIVVSAFYGITDFLISAIDQVSKRVLDADAVLERLNKTSIDVINTLTEDNNIREELYLRVNERIKELKKYLLGIHYLEEIPDFVYDSILSYGERISSMVFSLILKKSGFPAEEKLPEQTGLYTDGEFGNATVNFKKSAPLVKKNLNYEKIYVIPGFYGISESGKVTLLGRGGSDYSASAIAYCIDAKYLDVWKDVKGFMSGDPKIVDNPIPISRLTYQEAAELSYFGAKILHQRTVEPVMFKKIPIRVMDITNFRGVIEPVTIIEESRFVKEEVVKSITYTKDIGIIQLMGPSVGIKPGILSKVTSTLNKSKVNIKSIITSQTCINILFSKSDLYTAYKILKALDIHAVDEIIVLDDICLIAAVGEGMLEVPGVASRIFSAVAKEKINVLVISTGASSVAIYFVINEKDCERAIAAVHKEFFNSV
- a CDS encoding MBL fold metallo-hydrolase, which codes for MRIIKVENGPFMANAYIIIDGIKAIMIDPGLDYELLKSWIDKYSLTLTGIIGTHAHPDHIGIVNDLKKKYDIPFFIHKDEQAILNYYDDMLNFIGLSKLETPIPDSYIENEGELKIGNFQFEILHTPGHTPGSICIKIDKILFTGDTLFKQSIGRADLPGGNEDLLINSLERLKNLDENIIIYPGHGPESNILDEKKNNPFLM
- the tilS gene encoding tRNA lysidine(34) synthetase TilS, producing MKLCDRVKKFSDENRLFDRVKNIIVGVSGGVDSMSLLHILKCLSTVYGFILHVAHLNHLLRGELANRDENLVEQFCKDNNIDFHVRRINIREFAEKEDLSLEMAGRKARYNFFHEISLKLPNSVIATGHTLDDHIETVLLRFFKGTGIEGLRGIPIKEGNIIRPIRFVRKYELYRYARENKIPFNEDHTNYLEIYQRNIIRHVIIPRIIKDLNPNVVTSINNVSQIADEFCDYVNNTIDVNRIGDLIASRKMDSVEVNIKTFKNLHPFLGKIVLRRILLEFGLNASKISFDKINKTYNLIVNDNVGKRLDIGEGIRIYIDRERFCIKKQKIDSWECIAISVNSTVENEYFIFKSELINKNSIKFERENLNVEFIDYDKVIGDLKLRKWKRGDKIKPLGMNGHKKVSDIYVDKKVPFWKKDMIPLLVDSKNIIWVCGLVLSEDYKIDDKTKNVLKVEYYEK
- the hpt gene encoding hypoxanthine phosphoribosyltransferase, producing the protein MKSEKKEFVLTSEYGKYAGIHLIELISEEEIKNKVVELAKRISKDYKDKNPIFIGVLNGSFIFMSDLMRELDIDAEVDFIKISTRADSTESSGTVRLIKDISCDITRRDVVVVEDIVDSGLSIRFLKARLEESGPKSVKFVTLLIKESAKLDFDIDYVGFKIPDKYVVGYGLDLAQHLRNLKSIFAFK